AGGCCCTTCGGTCGCATCATGGCCGCGTACCCGCCCGAGGAGAGCGACGACGACGCCTGGCTGGTGGCGATCCGCGTCGGCTGAGGGCAGCGGGTCCGGAACCGGACCCGAGCCCGGCCGGTCACTTCCCCTGGCGCCCCCGGTAGCGGCGCACCAGGCCGTACGCGAGGACGGCGCACCCGGCCGCCACGAGCGCGGGGTGGCGGCGGGCTACCTCGGCCGCCCGGCTCGCCTCCGCGCGCCCCCGCTCGGGGGTGACGTCACGGATCCCGGCTCCCACGGCTCCGGTCAGGGACGCCGCCTTCTGTGCCACGGGCTCCGGGATCCGGTCCTGCGCCGCGTGGACCACGGCGGAGACCTTCTCCTGGGCGCCCGCCTTCACCTCGACGGCCTTGTCGTGGGCGCGGGCCTTGACCTCGGCGGCCTTGTCGTGGGCGCCCGCCTTCACCTCGGCCGCCTTCTCCCGGGCCTCGGCCTTGACCTCGGCGGTCTTGTCCTGGGCGCGGGCCTTGACCTCGGCGGTCTTCTCCTGGGCACGGGCCTTGACGTCCGCCTTGGCGGCCAGCGCCTCCACGGTCCGGCCCAGTTCGTCACGGGTCGCCTCGATCTGCTCGCGCAACTCGTCCGGGGTGGCCGGGTCCTTGTCCGCGTGGGTGTGGTCGTCGCTCATCGATGTGCCCTTTCCTTGATTTCGGCCACGTCGGCCTTCACGCTGTCGATGGTCCGCTCGGGGGTGGGCGGGGTCGCCCGGACCGCCTGCTTCTTGCCGGCCGCCGCCAGGGCGGCCGCGATCACGGCGAGGATTCCGGTGACGACGAGGGCCGCGGCCCACAGCGGCAGGACGAGGGCCAGGGCGACGATGCCGGTCGCGGCGAGGCCCTGGAGGGCCAGGACGGCGAAGAGCCCGGCTCCGCTGAGGAGACCGGCGCCGAGGCCCAGGCCCCTGCCCTTCTCCCGCATCTCGGCGGTGGCCAGGTGCAGTTCCTGGCGGACCAGCAGGGTCAGTTGTTCCGAAGCCTGTTTCACGAGGGCGCTCGTCGAGGCGGAAGCGGTGTCGTCCGCCTGGTCGTGGGGTGAGGGGTCGACTGAGGAGTACATCGTCGGAGATCTGCCTTCCCATGCGCGGGCGGGCCGATGGCCTCGCCCGGTACGTCGTGTGGCCTCGATTGCGGTTGCGGCGGCGGCTCGTCTGCCACCGGTGGCGTCTTCCCCGTGTCGGGGCACGCACTCGCCGATGAGCACTCAGACCCGGGTGGCTTCCGCATGCCCGTCGGACTCGTCGCCCGGCCCCGGGTGGTGCTCCGCGCGTTCCCGTTCCTCCCGGCTCCACGCGCGGGTGTCGCGGGGGCGGACGTACGGCTCCTCGTCGGCCGGATGCCCGCCCATGATGGCGCGCCGGCGGGACATCTCCGCGTCGAACTCCAGGCCGAGGAGGATGGCCAGGTTGGTGATCCACAGCCAGACCAGGAAGACGACGACACCCGCCAGGGTGCCGTACGTCTTGTTGTACGAGGCGAAGTTCGCCACGTAGACGGCGAATCCGACCGAGGCCGCGAGCCAGATCAGCAGGGCGAGCAGGCTGCCCGGGGTGATCCATTTGAAGCCGCGGCCCTTGGCGTTCGGCGTCGCCCAGTACAACAGGGCGATCATGCTCGTGACCAGCAGGACCAGCACGGGCCACTTGGCGATGGACCAGACCGTGAGCGCGGTGTCGCCGAGGCCCAGCACGTCGCCGGCCCGGCGGGCGACTCCGCCGGTGAAGACGACGATCAGGGCGCTCGCGACGGCCATCACCATCAGTACGACCGTGACGCCGAGCCGCACCGGCAGCACGACCCAGACGGGCCGTCCCTCGGGCACGTCGTAGACGGCGTTGGCGGCGCGGATGAACGCGCCGACGTACCCGGAGGCGGACCAGACGGCCACCACCAGACCGACGACGGCGACCGCGGACCCGATGCCGCTGCGGCCCTGCAACTGCTGCACCGCGTCGGCGACCACATCGCGGGCGGAGGCGGGCGCGAGCTGTTCCAGCTGGTCCAGTGCCCGCTGCGCCGTGGAGGGGCCGGCCAGCCCGAGCAGGGAGGTGAGGACGAGCAGGGCCGGGAAGAGCGCGAGGATGCCGTAGTAGGTCAGCGCGGCGGCCCGGTCGCCGAGTTCGTCGTCGCCGAACTCCTTCAGGGTGCCCTTCAGCACCTTGCCCCAGGCGCGCTTGGGCATCTCCGAGGGCCGGTCGGGCTCGTCGCGCTCCACGCCGGGATCCGGTCCGACCCGATCGCGCTCCGCCTCGTCCACACGGACCCCGCCCACAGTTCCGTCGCGGTCGCCGAGCGGGGCCGCGCGGGGCGGTTCCCGGTCGGTGTCCACGACCGCGGGCCGGTGTGGCGGCCGCCCGTCCGCCCGGTCCTGCTCGTGGTGCTTGCGTTCCCATAGCGCTGCCATACCGAGCGGATGTCCGCGATACGCGACCTCAATCAGCGGCGCCGTCGCCGGGAGGAGCGGAGGTCGCGGCCCGTCGGACGGGAGCGGCGACCGGTTGTCGGGGCGGGACCCGGTGGGGCGGCGGCGCCGGTCCGCCGCGCCGGGCGAGAATGGGTCCGTGACAGACACCTTCACCACCCGGACGATCGACGTGACCACGGGCTCCGCGGAAACCGTGCTCGACCTGACCTCGGCCTGCGCGGACTTCCTGCGGGAGACCGCCCGGGGTCGGGACGGACTGCTCAACGTGTTCACCCCGCACGCGACGGCCGGGCTGGCCGTCATCGAGACGGGCGCCGGGAGCGACGACGACCTGTTGGAGGCCCTGCGCTCGCTGCTGCCCGCCGACGACCGCTGGCTCCACCGGCACGGCTCCCCGGGGCACGGCCGTGATCACGTGCTGCCCGCCCTCGTCCCGCCGCACGCCACGCTGCCCGTGGTGGGGGGCGAACTGGCCCTGGGAACCTGGCAGTCGGTGGTCCTGGTGGACACCAACCGGGACAACCCCCGCCGCACGGTACGGCTCTCGTTCCTGGCCTGAGGCGACGCGGTCACGGAAGCGGACGCCTCAGGCCTGCCTCGTCCCACGTTGCGAGGCGTCCCCACCACAGGTGTTCGTGACCAGACCGCTGCTCATGCCGAGGTCGAGGCAGCCTCCGCTGAAGTCGCTGCGGAGGGTGCCGCCCGCACCCGTACGCCACAGCCGGCCGATGTCCTGGGCGCAGTCGCCCACGAAGACGGCCTGGCCGAGGCCGTTGGCGTACAGGCACTGGCCGCTCTCCCGGTTGACGAGCTTGAAGCTTCCGTTCGACCCGCTCCGCACGGTCCACCGCGCCGAGGAGGCGGAGCAGTCGCCGAAGTCCGACGCCCCGAAGACCTGGGTGATGCACTTGCCCTTGTTGCCGTTCCGGTAGCGGTAGGTACCGGAGTCGGGGGCCTTGGGGGGTACGGGTGCGGTGGACGATCCGCCGCCGGGAGGACGTGGGCTGCCGGCACCGCCGGGGTTGCCGCCGTTCGCGGAGCCGCCCGCGCCGTTCGCGGAGCCTCCGGCGCCGTTCTGTGCGCCGCCCCCGGGGACCGGGCCCGTCGCCGGGCCGGGTCCCGTCCCCGTCCCCGCGCCCGGGCCGACCCCCGCGCCGCCCGCGGCCACGGGTACGAGCCCGCCCGCTCCGGCCTGCCCACCGTCCTTGCCGTCCGCACCGGAACTCGCCGGGGCCGGGGACTGTACGGGGGACGCCTGACCGGACGGGGCCCCGCTCGACGCCGGCGGCTTCCCGCCCGGGGGCACCGCGGCGGGGGCGGACCGCTCGCCCCGCGCGCCGGCCTGTGGCGCGGACGTGTACGGCAGGTTCTGGATGACCAACGTCGTGCCGCCCGCGACCACGACGACGGGGATGACGGCGAGGAGGACCCTGGTACGGCGCCGCGGCCGCTCGGGCCGCCGCCCCTTCGCGGGCAGGGCGACGGACACGCCCTCGGGCGCGGGTTTCGGGTCCGCCTCCGGCGCGGGGCCGTTCTTCGGGGCCGATCCGGTCTTCGGAGCCGGTCCGGTCTTCGCGGCCTGGTCCGTCGACGGCTCCGGCTCCGGCTCCTGGCCGGTGAGCGGCAGCGTCGGCACGTCGGTCTCCGGCACGCCCGCGGCGAAGGCGGCCCGCTCCCGCAGGGTCGCCGTGACGGCCGCGGGCCACAGCGGCTCGGCGAACGGGCCCCGACGCGCGGCGCGCTCGTGGAGTTCACCGGCGGTGGGGCGGCCCTCGGGGTCCTTGTCGAGGCAGGCCGCGGCGAGGTCGGCGAGGTCGGGGTCCAGTTCCCACAGGCAGTCCAGTTCCGGTTCCTCGTGGACGACGCGGTACAGCACGCCGTGCCCCGACTCCTCGCCGAACGGCGGCGTGCCGGATGCCGCGAACGCGAGGACCGACCCGAGGGCGAACACGTCGGTGGCGCCGCTGACCTCGCGCCTTCCCGAAGCCTGTTCCGGCGCCATGTAGGCGGGCGTGCCCACCACCATTCCCGTTCTGGTCAGTTGGCTCTGTTCGGCGGCCCGGGCGATACCGAAGTCGATGAGGGTGAGACCGTCCAAGGTCAGCATCACGTTGGACGGTTTCAGGTCCCGGTGCACCATCCCGAGGCCGTGTACCGACTTCAGCCCGGCCGCCGCTTCGCGCAGCAACAGCCACAGCGCGTCGGCGGGGAGACCACCGCCGTACGACTCGACGGCCTTGCTCAGCGTGATCCCGGGGATGTACGCGGTCGCGAACCACGGCGGCCGGGCGGTCCGGTCACTGGCCAGCAACGGTGCGGTGGCCTCGGCCGGCAGCCGGGAGAGGTTGTCCAACTCGTGTCCGAAGCGGCGCAGGAAGTCCTCGTCCTCGCCCACGACGGAAGCCAGCAACTGCTTGACGGCGACGTACCGGCCGTCATGGACCCCGAGGTACACCCGCCCCATACCGCCGGCGCCGAGTCGCCCCGTCAACGGAATGGGCCCGATCCGCCGCGGATCCCCCGCCTCCAGCGGCCCGGCCCCACTCCCCCTCAGCTCTGACACGTCAGCCCCATCGAATTGGAAATGTTTCCAGAAACCTACCCGAGCGACCCGGTCCGGCAACAGGGAGGTCGAACTCGACCGCACCTGAAGGCACTTCGGACTTAGGTAAGCCTTGCCTTAACGTCTAGGATGCGGGCATGAAGAAGATCATTCGCGCGCTGACGGCCGCGGCGGCCGGGCTGGCCCTGGCCGCACCCCTCGCTTTCGCGAGCCCCGCCGCGGCCACGGTCGCCCCGGCCGGCGGGACGTCCGGCATCGAACTCCCGCGCCCCACCGGCGCGTTCGCCGTGGGCCGCGACACCCTGCACCTGGTGGACCGCGAGCGCAAGGACCCCTGGGTCCCCACGGCCGATCGGGAACTGCTCCTGTCGCTGTACTACCCGGCGCTCGCACACAGCGGAACTCCCGCCCCCTACATGGCCGTTCCCGAAGCCAAGGCGCTACTGACCGACCGCGGCCGACTCGGCGAGTACGTCACACCCGAGCGACTCGCCGCCACTCGTACGCACTCCCGCGCCGGCGCGCTGCCCCGACCCTCCGCGCACCGCTACCCGCTCATCGTGCTCTCCCCCGGCTTCACGATGCCGCGCGCCTCGCTCACCACCCTGGCGGAGGACCTCGCCAGTCGTGGGTACGTCGTGGCCGCGGTGGACCACGCGTACGAGTCGGACGGCACCGTCTTCCCCGGCGGGCGCCTGCTCACCTGCAAGGCCTGCGAGCAGGTCTTTCCCGACGGGTCACTGCACCGGGTCTCCGACGGTCGGGCCCGCGACGTTCCGTTCGTCCTGGACCGCCTCACCGGGCCGCGCTCCGCGTGGCGGTACTCGTGGCTGATCGACTCCCGCCACATCGGCATGGCCGGGCACTCCATCGGCGGCGCGGCGGCTTCGGCCACCATGGCCGTGGACCCGCGCGTGGACGCCGGAGTGAACATGGACGGCACGTTCTTCACCCCGATACCGCAAGGCGGCCTCGGCGCCCGCCCGTTCCTGATGCTCGCCGGTGACCCGGCCCTGCTGCCACCCGACTTCCCCGACACCTCGTGGGAGGACAACTGGCCGCACCTGGACGGCTGGAAGAGGTGGTTGACCGTCACGGGCGCGGGTCACCCGGGCTTCACCGACTGGCCCGTTCTCGGCGATCAGGTGGGCTACTCCCATCCGGAGACCCCGCTCTCGGGCACCCGCTCCCAGCAGATCACGCGGGCGTACGTCGGCGACTTCTTCGACCTGCACCTGCGCGGGATCCCGGCGCCGCGCCTGGACGGACCGACCCCCGCCGACCCGGAGGTCGTGTTCCACCGCCGCTGACAGCCGGTGCGCGGCCCGTCGGCCGCCCTTGACGCCCCGCGAGGGCCGCTCGCCCGGGTGGGCGGCCCTCCACCGCGTGCGGGGGCGCCACTGCCCCGTCGGGCGCGTTCTCCACGAGCCCCACCCGCGCGGTGTCGGTGGGCCGTCGGGTCAGCCCCGGGGGAGAGGTCGACGCTCCCGTGACGTCGATCGGGCGCCGGCGTCCGAGTGCGACCGGCGTGACGCGAGGGCCGTCAACAGGGCGAAGGCGAGGACCGCGGTGAGCGTGCGCGTGATGTTGAACGCCTCCCAGCGCCCAAGGATCTCCGCATGGTCGGCCGGAGCCGAACCCGCGGCCCACTGCTTGATGCGGCCGTTGATCGGCACGTTGCCGAACCGGGTGACCAGGAAGGACAGCAGGGTCAGCAGGCCCGCGGCGCCGGCGGTCCACCGGGCACGACCTCGCGTGAGCACGGCGAGCGTCGCGGCGCTCACGATCGACAGCCCCATCGCCGCCTGCATGGTGATGCCGTTCATCTTCATCAGCTCGGCGTGGAAGTCCAGCCGCATGTCGAGCGGTACGGCGTTGAAGGTGGGAACGAGGTTGACCGCCCCGTAGCCGAACGCTCCGGCCAACAGACCCGTGGACAGCAGGGCGACGCCCTGGACTATGTGTACGCGCATGATCCCCAGCCTCCCGGTTCCGGCGTCCGAAGTCCAAGAGCCGGACATTCTCGCGTCCGGAAGCGCCGCTTGTACGACGTCGCCCGCATCGGATCATCGGCGCGCCTCCGGGCGGGGAGCCCGGCCCGGGGCAGGGTGCGGCTCGTACGATGTGTTGCATGTCGGACGCCTCTCCCCACCCCGAGCCGTTCACCCTCCGGACCGCCCCGGCGGCACTCCGAGACCTCGACGCGCGGCTGCGGGCGACACGCTGGCCGGACGAACCCGAGGACGCCGGGTGGTCGCTCGGCACCGACCTCGACTACCTGCGCGAGCTCGTCGCCCACTGGACGGACGGCTTCGACTGGCCCGCACAGGAGGCGGCCCTCGCCCGACTCCCCCACTTCCGTCTCGCGCTCGGCGGCCCGAGAATCCACTTCGTGCACGTCAGGGCCGTGACGCCGGAGGGTTCCGACCGGCCCGCCCTGCCCCTGATCCTCTGCCACGGCTGGCCGGACTCGTTCTGGCGCTACACGAAGGTCATCCCGCTCCTCACCGACCCCGGCGCGCACGGCGCCGACCCCGCGGACGCCTTCGACGTGGTCGTGCCCGACATGCCGGGGTTCGGCTACTCGGACCGCCCCGTCGGGCCGCCCCTCGACACCATCGCCGTCGCCGGGCTGTGGGCCGAGCTGATGGGCGTACTCGGTTACGACCGGTTCGGCGCGGCGGGCGGGGACATGGGCAGCCACGTGAGCCGCTACCTCGGGCTCGACCACCCCGACCGGGTCGTCGCCGTCCACCGCACCGACGCGGGGCTGCCGCTGTACACCGGCGACCCGGCGGACCTCGCGCCCGAGGAACGCGCCTGGCTGGACGACGCCGCGGCCTGGGGCGCCGCCGAGGGCGCCTACGCCGCCCTGCACCGGACGAAGCCGCAAACCGCCGCGTTCGGGCTGACCGACTCGCCGGCCGGGCTCGCCGCGTGGATCGTGGAGAAGCTCCGGGGGTGGAGCGATTGCGGCGGCGACGTCGAACGGAGCTTCACGAAGGACGAGATCCTCACGAACGTCATGCTGTACTGGCTCACCGGGACCATCGGCTCGTCGATGCGCATGTACCGCGCGAACGCCGCGATCCCGCCCGCGCAGCTCGCCCGCCGGGTCGAGGTGCCCTCCGGTTTCTCGCTCTTCCGGGGTGACGTCGTCCGCCCGCCCCGGGCATGGCTGGAACGCACGACGAACGTCGTCCGCGTGACCGAGCCCGCCCGGGGCGGGCACTTCGCGGCGTTCGAGGAACCCGAGCTGTACGCCGAGGAACTGCGCGCCTTCTTCCGTCCGTACCGGGCGGCGGCGCAGGGCTGACGGCGGGGCCGGAATCCCACGCCGGCGATTTGGTCGCAGACCTGCCAACTCCCCCTGCCCCGAAGCAGAATGGAGGCCGGGGCAACAGGGGGAGGCGCGCCGATGGGGCGGGTATGGCGGGTGGTAGTGGCCGTTGCGGTCGCTGGGTTCGTGCTGTGGTACGCCTCGTACTACACAACGATCATGGTGTGGGAGGGGCGCAAGATCCTCTCGTGGCTGGCGCCTCCCGTCCTGGTCGCGGGGCTCGGCGCGCTGCCGTGGCTGGTGCGCCGGCTGCGTTCCGGCGGGCGGGAGGAGGCCGGAACCGCCGCGCGGGCCGTCGGCTGTGTCGGTCTCGTGCTCGCGCTGGGCGTCGCGATCGGCTGGCTGGTCTACGGCTCCTACCAGCAGGACCGCGCCTACATGGAGAGCACGCGGATCGTCGCCGAGCCCGTCCCCGAACTCACCGCCCGCGCCCCGTACGTGGTCGGCAAGGCGCAGGCCGCCCCGAACCTGGGCGACGTGACGGGTGAGATCGCGGACGTCACCTACCTGCCCGACTCGGACCGGTTCTCCACCCTCGTGGAACGACGCGGCTGGCTCGCGGGCTACGAGGTCGGCCTGGTCCAGGACGTACCCCTCGGCGGCACCGGTCGCAGCCAACAACGTTGCGCCTTCGACACGGACGCGGCCGACGCGCGGATCAGCGGCTGGTTCACGCACAACCTGGGACGGAAGATCTCCGCACAGAGGCGGTGGGTCCGCTTCGAGGCCTCGGACGCCTACGTGACCTGCTCGGGCGACACGCCCACGGTGGTGGTCCCGCTGAAGCGACAGACCGGTTTCTTCGTGGTCACGGAGCGGCCCGCCGGGGTGGCCCTGTACAACGGGCGCACCGGCGAGCTGACCCTCCTCGACGACTCCACGGCCGTCCCCGGCCCCTCGTACCCGCTGAGTCTGGCGGGCCGGCAGCGCGAGGCCACGGCGGCGGTCGGCGGCTTCTCGGACTGGCTCTTCGAGCGGAGCGGTTGGGACGAGTCCGAGGACGGCGCCAACGAGGGCAACGAATCGGAGTTCACCCTCCGCTACCGCGATCAGGGCGGCCTCAGCGCCTACGTCACCCCCCTCACCCCGCAGGGCGAGGCGAGTTCGGTCGTGGCGGTCTCGACCGTCCCGACCCGCCACCAGGGCGGCGGGCTCGCCCCTCTGACGGTGCACCGGCTCGAACCGACCTGGTCCTCCCCGCAGACGATCGTCGCCCTCGTCAAGGCCGAGTACCGGGACGTCTGCTGCTACAACGACGACAGGGTCTTCGAGATCGTCCCGACCGGGGGCAGCACCTGGACGGCCACGGTCGGCAGCGAGCAGAACATCCGCTACCGGGTGGAGGGCAGGGGCCAGATCGGGGGCCGCGAGGCGACCTGCCTCAAGAGCGCCGACGGCACCCTCATCCGCTGCGCGTACGCGGCGCCCGGCTCGCCGGAGGAGAAGGAACTCAAACAGCGGGAGGAGGAGAAGCGCAAACGCGAGACCTCGTCCCCACCCGCCGGCGAGGACCTTTCGAAACTCACCCCGCAGCAGTTGGCGGAGCTCCACCGCCGTGTGACCGAGGAGGTCAACCGACGCCTCACGTCCGGGTAGTTCACGGCGCATCCCGGCTCGGGCGCGCCGGTTCGGAGCGCGCCGACCGTCGACGCGGGCACGCATGCGGACACCCACGGCGGGGCCCCGGACCCCGCCGGGCCCCGCCCGTGGATGTCCCGTCGGATCAGTCCACGAGGTCCACGAGGTCCACGAGGACGCCCGGATTGAGGATGCCGTGGGGGTCCAGGGCGCCCTTGGCCGCGCGCAGGGCGAGGGCGAAGGGTTCGGGGCGCTGGAGGTCGTAGCCGGGGCGGTGGTCACGGCCGACGGCGTGGTGGTGGGTGATGGTCGCGCGGTGGCGGTGCAGCACCTCTCCCGCGACCTCCTTCAGGTGGTCCCACACCGCGACCTGATCGTCCGGGCGACCCGCCGCGAGGACGGTGAAGTACGGGGCCGCGCCGTCCGGGTAGACGTGTGTGAGACGGCAGTTGACGAGGGCGGGATGGCCCGTGGCCTTGAGGGCGGCCGCGCCGACCTCGGTGCGTACGGCGTCGATCAGGCCCGGGACACGGTCCCAGGTGGCCGCCGTCTCGAAGGTTTCCGCGATGGCGCCCATCCTGGCCAGGCCGTCGCGCAGGTACGGCATGC
This region of Streptomyces sp. NBC_00513 genomic DNA includes:
- a CDS encoding DUF3618 domain-containing protein, with the protein product MSDDHTHADKDPATPDELREQIEATRDELGRTVEALAAKADVKARAQEKTAEVKARAQDKTAEVKAEAREKAAEVKAGAHDKAAEVKARAHDKAVEVKAGAQEKVSAVVHAAQDRIPEPVAQKAASLTGAVGAGIRDVTPERGRAEASRAAEVARRHPALVAAGCAVLAYGLVRRYRGRQGK
- a CDS encoding phage holin family protein, with the protein product MYSSVDPSPHDQADDTASASTSALVKQASEQLTLLVRQELHLATAEMREKGRGLGLGAGLLSGAGLFAVLALQGLAATGIVALALVLPLWAAALVVTGILAVIAAALAAAGKKQAVRATPPTPERTIDSVKADVAEIKERAHR
- a CDS encoding YihY/virulence factor BrkB family protein yields the protein MAALWERKHHEQDRADGRPPHRPAVVDTDREPPRAAPLGDRDGTVGGVRVDEAERDRVGPDPGVERDEPDRPSEMPKRAWGKVLKGTLKEFGDDELGDRAAALTYYGILALFPALLVLTSLLGLAGPSTAQRALDQLEQLAPASARDVVADAVQQLQGRSGIGSAVAVVGLVVAVWSASGYVGAFIRAANAVYDVPEGRPVWVVLPVRLGVTVVLMVMAVASALIVVFTGGVARRAGDVLGLGDTALTVWSIAKWPVLVLLVTSMIALLYWATPNAKGRGFKWITPGSLLALLIWLAASVGFAVYVANFASYNKTYGTLAGVVVFLVWLWITNLAILLGLEFDAEMSRRRAIMGGHPADEEPYVRPRDTRAWSREERERAEHHPGPGDESDGHAEATRV
- a CDS encoding YjbQ family protein; this translates as MTDTFTTRTIDVTTGSAETVLDLTSACADFLRETARGRDGLLNVFTPHATAGLAVIETGAGSDDDLLEALRSLLPADDRWLHRHGSPGHGRDHVLPALVPPHATLPVVGGELALGTWQSVVLVDTNRDNPRRTVRLSFLA
- a CDS encoding protein kinase; amino-acid sequence: MSELRGSGAGPLEAGDPRRIGPIPLTGRLGAGGMGRVYLGVHDGRYVAVKQLLASVVGEDEDFLRRFGHELDNLSRLPAEATAPLLASDRTARPPWFATAYIPGITLSKAVESYGGGLPADALWLLLREAAAGLKSVHGLGMVHRDLKPSNVMLTLDGLTLIDFGIARAAEQSQLTRTGMVVGTPAYMAPEQASGRREVSGATDVFALGSVLAFAASGTPPFGEESGHGVLYRVVHEEPELDCLWELDPDLADLAAACLDKDPEGRPTAGELHERAARRGPFAEPLWPAAVTATLRERAAFAAGVPETDVPTLPLTGQEPEPEPSTDQAAKTGPAPKTGSAPKNGPAPEADPKPAPEGVSVALPAKGRRPERPRRRTRVLLAVIPVVVVAGGTTLVIQNLPYTSAPQAGARGERSAPAAVPPGGKPPASSGAPSGQASPVQSPAPASSGADGKDGGQAGAGGLVPVAAGGAGVGPGAGTGTGPGPATGPVPGGGAQNGAGGSANGAGGSANGGNPGGAGSPRPPGGGSSTAPVPPKAPDSGTYRYRNGNKGKCITQVFGASDFGDCSASSARWTVRSGSNGSFKLVNRESGQCLYANGLGQAVFVGDCAQDIGRLWRTGAGGTLRSDFSGGCLDLGMSSGLVTNTCGGDASQRGTRQA
- a CDS encoding alpha/beta hydrolase translates to MKKIIRALTAAAAGLALAAPLAFASPAAATVAPAGGTSGIELPRPTGAFAVGRDTLHLVDRERKDPWVPTADRELLLSLYYPALAHSGTPAPYMAVPEAKALLTDRGRLGEYVTPERLAATRTHSRAGALPRPSAHRYPLIVLSPGFTMPRASLTTLAEDLASRGYVVAAVDHAYESDGTVFPGGRLLTCKACEQVFPDGSLHRVSDGRARDVPFVLDRLTGPRSAWRYSWLIDSRHIGMAGHSIGGAAASATMAVDPRVDAGVNMDGTFFTPIPQGGLGARPFLMLAGDPALLPPDFPDTSWEDNWPHLDGWKRWLTVTGAGHPGFTDWPVLGDQVGYSHPETPLSGTRSQQITRAYVGDFFDLHLRGIPAPRLDGPTPADPEVVFHRR
- a CDS encoding DUF1772 domain-containing protein, with the translated sequence MRVHIVQGVALLSTGLLAGAFGYGAVNLVPTFNAVPLDMRLDFHAELMKMNGITMQAAMGLSIVSAATLAVLTRGRARWTAGAAGLLTLLSFLVTRFGNVPINGRIKQWAAGSAPADHAEILGRWEAFNITRTLTAVLAFALLTALASRRSHSDAGARSTSRERRPLPRG
- a CDS encoding epoxide hydrolase family protein; the protein is MSDASPHPEPFTLRTAPAALRDLDARLRATRWPDEPEDAGWSLGTDLDYLRELVAHWTDGFDWPAQEAALARLPHFRLALGGPRIHFVHVRAVTPEGSDRPALPLILCHGWPDSFWRYTKVIPLLTDPGAHGADPADAFDVVVPDMPGFGYSDRPVGPPLDTIAVAGLWAELMGVLGYDRFGAAGGDMGSHVSRYLGLDHPDRVVAVHRTDAGLPLYTGDPADLAPEERAWLDDAAAWGAAEGAYAALHRTKPQTAAFGLTDSPAGLAAWIVEKLRGWSDCGGDVERSFTKDEILTNVMLYWLTGTIGSSMRMYRANAAIPPAQLARRVEVPSGFSLFRGDVVRPPRAWLERTTNVVRVTEPARGGHFAAFEEPELYAEELRAFFRPYRAAAQG